The following is a genomic window from Collimonas fungivorans Ter331.
GTTTCGACAGCGGCGCCCTGGATGCCGCCGCCGTACTGGCTGCGGCGCCGCGCCTGGCGCAGTCAAACACACGCGAAGTGGCGACAGCGCTGATCCCTACGCTCAAATGGCTGTCCCGACACGAAGCCCGCAACCCGGCCCAGCAGGCACGCCTGGTTGAACTGGCGCGCCAGATGTACCTGCCGCGCCTGCAGCAGCTCGGTTACCAGCGCCGCGCCAATGAAAGCCAGGACGATGCGCTGCTGCGCGCCTCGCTGGCGAGTTTCCTGGCGCTCGACATGAAACTGCCGGAAGTCCGCCAGGCCCTGCTGGCGCAAGGCAAACAAGCGTTGCAGCCGAATGCCGACGGCCAGCTCAAGCTGGCGGCAGCCAATCCTGACCTGCTGCGTTCGGTGCTGGCGGTCAGCACACAAGATAGCGGCGACAGCGCCATCGACGTCTTGATCAAGGCGCTCGGCAACACCAGCGAACCGGCGCAACGCATGGCGATCCTGAGCGGCCTCGGTTCCGCCAAGGCCGCCGGCAATGCCGAACGCGCGCGCAACCTGGCGCTCGATCCGCGCGTCAAGGTCGGCGAAATCAGCACTCTGCTGTACGCCAGCCGGGAAGACGGCGAAGGCCGCGACGCCATGTGGAAATGGTTTACCGCCAACCATGCGCAGCTGATCAAGCGCAGCGGCGATTCGTCCGGCGGCAAGCTGCCTGGACTGGTGGCCGGCGACAGCTGTTCGCAGCGCGAAGCGGACCGCCTGACGACCTTCTTCCAGCCTTTGCTGAAACAGTTGCCCGGCGCCGAACGCGGCCTGGCGCAGACCCGTGAAAAGGCTCTGCTGTGCACCGCTTTGCGCGACAAACAGGATCCGGAGGCAATCCTGCGCTGACGCTGGCTCCAGCAAACGCCGGCATTTGGGCGTATAAGCTGAGCTTTGACCCGATTTTTAGAATGCCTTACAAGGCTGTTTTTTCCGATGACTTCTCATAAGGATTATTTACTCGTGAAACGCTCTCTGATTTGTGCAGCAGTGCTGACACTGGTTGCAGGCTATACCAGCTCCACCGCCAGTTTCGCCCAGACCCCGCGCACCGTGGCCGCCGCTATCGTCGCGCCGGCATCGCCGCTGGCCAGCGGCATCGACATGCAGAACGCCGACCTGGCGGTACGCCCCCAGGACGACTTCTATAGCTACGTCAACGGCAGCTGGCTCAAGAAAACCGAAATCCCCGCCGACAAATCGTCTTGGGGCGCGTTCTACGAGCTGCGTGAAAATTCCCTGAACCAGCTGCACACCATCGTCGATGCGGTCAGCGCGGAGAAGAACATCGCGCCCGGCTCCAACCAGCAGAAAATCGCCGACCTGTACGCCAGCTACATGGATGAGCCGGCGCTGGAAACACTCGGCGCCAAACCGCTGGATGCCGAGTTCGCCAAAGTCGACGCGCTGAAGGACAAGAAACAGATCCCCGCCCTGATCGCCCACCTGAACAGCATCGGCGTCAATGCGCCGTATGACATCGGCATCCACCAGGACGCCAAGGATTCCAGCAAGGTGATCGCCGACCTCGGCCAAAGCGGCCTCGGCCTGCCGGACCGCGACTATTACCTGAAAGCCGACGACGCCAAGCTGAAAGACACGCTGGCCAAGTACCGCGCGCATATCGAAACCATGCTGGCGCTGTCCGGCGACAAGGCCGCGAAGAAAAACGCCGCCAGCATCGTCGCTCTGGAAACCGCACTGGCCAAGGTGCAATGGACCAAGGTCGAGAACCGCGATCCGGTCAAGACCTACAACCGGGTCGAGCTGGCGCAGCTGCATGCACTGGCTCCGCACTACGAGTGGGACGGCTACCTGTCCGGCGCCGGCCTGAAAGACAAGGTGACCTACCTGGTGGTCAGCCAGCCTAGCTATATCAAGGGCTTCGACAAGATCCTGGAAAAGACCCCACTGCCGGTCTGGAAAGCGTATTTCAAGTGGCACGTGCTGAGCAGTTTCGCCTCTGACCTCTCCAAGCAGTATGTCGACCAGAACTTCGCATTCAAGGGCACCGTGCTGCGCGGCGTACCGGAAAACGAACCACGCTGGAAGCGCGGCATCAATGTGGTTGAAGCCAGCGTCGGCGAGGGCCTGGGCCAGCTCTACGTGCAGCAGTTCTTCCCGCCTGAGAACAAGGCGCGCATGGAAAAGCTGGTGGCCAACCTGATCGCCGCCTACAATCATAGCATCGACGGCCTCGACTGGATGGGCGCCGACACCAAGAAGCAGGCGCAAAAGAAACTGTCGACGCTGATGCTGAAGATCGGCTATCCCGACAAATGGCGCGATTATTCAGCCCTGAGCATCAAGCGCGACGACCTGGTCGGCAACGTGATCCGCGCCCGCGAGTTTGAATTCAAGCGCAACATCGACAAGCTCGGCAAACCGGTCGACCGCACCGAATGGGGCATGACGCCGCAAACCGTGAATGCCTACTACAACCCGGAGTTCAACGAAATCGTGTTCCCGGCGGCGATCCTGCAACCGCCGTTCTTCAACGCCAACGCTGACGACGCGGTCAACTATGGCGGCATCGGCGCGGTGATCGGCCATGAAATCAGCCACGGATTCGACGACCAGGGCAGCCAGTACGACGAAATCGGCAACCTGCGCGACTGGTGGACCAAGGAAGACCACGAGAAATTCGCGGTCAAGACCAAGGCCCTGGTGGCGCAATACGGCGCCTACAGCCCGGTTCCCGGCTACAAGGTCAACGGCGAGCTGACCCTGGGTGAAAACATCGCGGACAACTCCGGTCTGACCATCGCCTACAAGGCTTACCACCTGTCCCTGGACGGCAAGACGCCACCCGTGATCGACGGCCTCACCGGCGACCAGCGCTTGTATCTGGGCTGGGCCCAGGTATGGCGCGGCAAGGTGCGCGACGCCCAGGCCATCGTCTATGTAAAAACCGATCCGCACTCGCCGCCGCGTTTCCGCGGCAACGGCACACTGGGCAACCAGCCTGGTTTCTACAGCGCGTTCGACGTCAAGCCGGGCGACAAGATGTACCTGCCGCCGGAGCAACGCGTCCTGATGTGGTAAACACCGCAGTCATTGCTGTGATCCGGAAGCCATCGACTCTGTCGGTGGCTTTTTTTATTTACCGTAGGGTGGGCATAAAGGCGTGCCCACCCTACACAAGATAATTGTTGCGAACCCGTTCGACATCGATCTCGAGCACCTGGCGCAGGTAACGCTCCATGCCGCGATGCGACGCCCGTCCGCAGCCAGGTAGCCGCCCAGGTCGCGGACATTCCGGATCGCCTCGAAACCGAGCTCGCCATGGCCAGGCCCGGGGTTCAGCATGCGCCCCACTGCGCGCCGGCATATTTTGAAAGCATCCTTGCTCCTTATCATTTGACAATGCATGAAGGCTATCATCAAGCCAAAGAGACGGTCCAGCACGGGTCCGGCACAGCTCCAGCACAAGACAGTCTGTTGGTTTTAGTAAACCCGCAAAACCTCTAATTACCGTCAAAACCACGTCTTCTTTTGTTTTCATCAAGCAATCTCTCTATAATACGCGACGGCGCAATGGGGGAAGGTATGATTCATGCCTACCCTGCTGCATCGCTTGATCAACATCAGAAAGTGGCAATCATGCATCTTCACCGTCGTCTTTTTTCCGGTTTTCTCTCCTTCATCCTGCCGCTCGTCGTCGGCGCCGCCCTCCCGCTGTCGGCCAGTTTTGCCGAATCCGGCGTCACCGACCAGAAAATCATCCTGGGGCAATCCGCGGCATTTTCCGGCCCGGCCGCCCAGCTGGGCATCCAGATGAATGCCGGCGCCAAAGCCTATTTCGATTCCGTGAATGAGCAGGGTGGCGTGTTTGGACGACAGATCGAAATCATCAAGGCCGACGATAAATACGAAGCCGACCTGGCCGCAGCCAATACCAAGCGCCTGATTGAAAAAGACGATGTGTTCGCCTTGTTCGGTTATGTCGGCACGCCTACCAGCAACGCCGCCCTGCCGATTTTCACGCAAGCCGGCGTGCCGTTCTTTGCCCCGGTCACCGGCGCCCAGTCGCTGCGCGAGCCGCTGAACCGCCAGGTTTTCAACATCCGCGCCAGCTACTTCGACGAAACCGAGCACCTGGTGGAAAAACTGGCCAACGTCGGCATCAAGAACATTGCCGTGTTCTACCAGAACGACGCCTATGGCCGCGCCGGGCTGGAAGGCGTGCAGCGCGCGCTGAAGAAGATGAACCTGGAACTGGTCGAAGCGGCCACGGTGGAACGCAACAGCACCGACGTCAAGGGGGCCGTCAGCAAGATCCTGCCGAAACGCCCTGCCGCAATCATCCAGATCAGCGCCTATGCTTCCTGCGCCGCTTACATCAAGGAAATGCGCAAGGCCGGCTATAACGGCCAGTTCTACAATGTCTCGTTCGTCGGCAGCCAGGCTTTGGCCGACGCCTTGGGCAAGGATGGCGAAGGCGTGGTGATTTCCCAGGTGGTGCCGTTCCCGTGGAGCTCGTCGACCCCGGTGCTCGCCGAATATACCAAGCTGATGCAGAAAGCCGGCGTCAAGGAGCCTAATTTCTCCAGCCTGGAAGGTTTCATCGCCGCCAAGGTATTCGTCGAGGGCTTGAAGCGGGCCGGCAAGGACCTGACCCGCGCCAAGCTGGTCAAGGCGCTGGAAACCATCAACATGAAGAACTATAACGGCGGCGGCTTCGACGTGAATTTCAGCGGCAGCAACCACAGCGGTTCGAAATTTGTCGAAATGACCATGATCACCAAGGACAAGAAGTTCCTGAACTGACGATTGCGTCAGGCATCGCAGAATAAAAAATCCGGCCTGATGCCGAATTTTTTATGGCTCAAATATTCATTGCCTCAAATCGGCGTCAATACCGCCTGCCCGGAAAAATGCCGCCTGGCGTTTTCCAGGAACAGGCGGACTGTCTCGGCCACCGACTCCGGCGACCAGCCGGCCACATGCGGCGTCAGCACCGCGTTCGGCAGATCGAGCAGTTCCGCCGGCGGCAGCGGCTCGCTCTCGTAGACATCGAGGCCGGCGCCGGCAACCCGCCCTTCGCGCAAGGCCAGCGCCAGCGCCGCGGTATCAATCACGCTGCCGCGCGCGATATTCACAATAAACCCTTGCGGCCCCAGGGCATCCAGCACCGGGCGGTTGATCAGGTGGCGGGTAGCGGCGCCGCCGGGCGTGGCGACCACCAGGAAATCGGCCCATTGCGCCAGTTCCAGCACCGAAGCGAAATAGGCGAACGGCGTCTCGCTGCGCACCGAACGGTTGTGATAGCCGATCGTCATGTCGAAACCCGCGGCACGGCGCGCAATCTGTTTGCCGATGGTGCCGAGTCCGATGATGCCGAGACGCTTGCCGGATACGCTGGGCGGCAAAGGCAAGGCGTCGCGCCAGATGCCCTGGTGCAGGGCCACCCCCAGCTGCGGAATGCCGCGCACCGTCGCCAGCAGCAAACCCATGGCATGGTCAGCGACGCAGGCGTCATTGGTGCCGGCGCCGTTGGATACCGTGATGCCGCGCTCGCGCGCAGCGGCGACATCGATGTTCTCGAAACCGGCGCCCAGCGCGCAAACCAGTTCCAGCTTGGGCAAGGCGGCGATTTCATTGGCGTGCAAGCCGATCGAACCGATGGTCAGCACCGCCCGTATGGCATCGGCGTGGCTGGCGATGGCGGCGCCGCGCTGCTCGGCGGTGGGCGCATAGACTATCTGGAAGTCTTGGCCGATGCGTTGCAGGCCTTGGTCGGACAAGGGATTGAGGATCAGGAGAGTAGGAAGCATTGGCGGCCGGGGCAAGAAATGTTGTGGGCAAGCTGCGCCGATAGCGCAGTGCCTACAATGATAATCTCGAAACCGTATTTCCCGCTTGGCCGGCGGGAATTCAGATCAGCGCCAGCCGCTTCTTGATCTGGTCGATGGGCCAGACGCCGATCACCTTGTCCGACAGGCGCCCTTCGCTTTCGTCGGTGCCTTCGATGATGTAGCGGCTAGGCGCGGGGAAATGGAAAGGCCCCAGTTCCAGGTTCAGGCGGCGCCATTCGCCCAGGGCGATCTCGCCGTTCGCTTCAAAGCCGCGGAACGAATAACTGGAGGTCAGCAGGTAAAGGGCGCCGCTGTCGCAGATGTTCTTCAGCGCGGAAAAAATCCCTTGCAGCGGCAAATGCACCAGGCAGTCCCGGCAAAACACCGCATCGGCCCGGGGCAACGGGGTATTGATCAGGTCGAGCTGCACGAACTGCCGCCCGGCCTGGCCGAATTTCTCGCGGTTGCGCTCGACCAGCTGCGGCACGATATCGGCGCCGATATAGTCGACCCTGGAGAGGTCGACATGCTGCATCCAGTTGAAATCGCCGCAGGGCAAATCCAGCATCGAGCGGATATTGAACTCCTCCAGCAGGTACGGCAGCTCGCGCTGCAGGTGCCGGGTCCGGTACAGCTCGGAGCCTGGTCCGGAAACCGATTCGCTGCTCCCCCAATTGTTACCTTGATAGATCTCGGTAAAAACCTTCTCCGCTTGGCTCATGGTTCACGCTTTCTTTCGTCATTGTTTTATTATCGACAGGCGCTGCTGGCTGAGAGCAATTTACTGAACAATGGCGATAAAAGCAATTTGGATGTCAAAATACGTGTTGCATGCTCGCCCTGTCCGGAGCTGCGCTATAGGAGAGAGGTAAAAATGGCTTTGTGCATCAGCGTGTTTGAACGGCTGGACCCGCAGGTTCTGCGTAATCATCAGCATTACTGCAGCCTGTTCGGCTATCCCCACCGCTGGGTAGAAACCGCGCACATCGCCCATCCCATGCTGCGCCAGGCGTACCGCTACCACGTGCTGCTGCAGGAATTGCGGCAAGCCGCCGACAACGACTGGGTCCTGCTGCTCGATTGCAACGCCGTCATCGTCCATCCGCTGGCGATGGATACCCTGCTGGCCGGGCGCGACGCGCTGCTGGTCAAAGGCCCTACCCGCAGCCCGTCGGGCGAACCGCGGGTCGTCATGAACAACATGCTGGCGCTGCGCAATACCGCAGAAAACCGCAAGATCCTGCACGACATCGTTTTTATCCTGCACAAAGCCCTGATCCGGGATGAAATCGGGAGAAGCGAGCTGAGCCTGCTGGAGCAATTCCCGGCGCTGGATGTCAACGCCATGATCGGCGACGGCTACGTCAACGTCAGCTGGTACATCTCGAAATGGTTCGACGCCCGCATCTTCGTGCTCAACCTCGGCCCCTGGCCCTCGGCCGAAGGCGAACCGGACCATGACATCCTGTTCGACCTGCGCATGAAAAACCTGCTGGTGCGGCAAGTCAACGGCGCCTTGATCGACGGCTTGCCGCTGCTGAAGACACCGGCCTACCCGGCGCTTTCCGAGGAGCCGCTGTCCAGTTTCAATCCGCAAGGAAAAATCGCGCTGGTGACGCTCTACACCCACCACATCGCTGACTACGCGCGCATCTCCGAGCACAATGTAAAACGCTACTGCGACCGCCACGGCTACGCCTACCATGTGTATCGCGCCATTCCGGAACAGCTCGACAGCAGCATATCCGGATCCTGGGTCAAGAGCTGGCTGCTGGCGCGCCACCTGGCGGAGCACGACTGGGTGATCTGGATAGACGCCGACATCCTGTTCACCAATCCATCCAAAAAGCTGGAGCCGCTGCTGGCAGGCCGCGACCTGCTGTTCGCCAAGGACATCGGCGGCTGGGAACTGAATTCCGGCGTGATGGCTTTCCGCAATACGGCCGAGAACGCCGCATTGCTGGAACAGATATGGCAATGCGTCAACCAGGTCGACGACAAATCCTCGGTCTACAGCAGCCAGGGCGACCAGTTCCACACCATCGAAGCATTGCGCGCGGCCGGCAAGCTCAACGAGCAGTCGATTGTCGATTGCCTCGCCATCAATACGCCGCCGCAGTTCAGCACCAGCGATACCCTGCTGACGCACTACTTCGGCTGGGGCGAGCCGTACCGCTCGGTGTATATGGCGGACGACGACACCATGTCGCAAAGAAACCGCGGAAACTAATCACTGCGCCGTACGCAGCTTTCCCTCATATCGGCAAACGCATGCGCGGCGCATGCGTTTGCCTTCGAATCATTTTCTGGAACCGGCATGCAAATTTTCCTCGTACAGCTCAGCGTCATCATCCTTGCCGCCTTTATCTGCGGGACCGCGGCGGAAAAGCTGGGCCAGTCGCGGGTGGTCGGGGAAATTGCCGCCGGCCTGCTGCTCGGCCCCTCCGTCCTCGGCGCAATCGATATCCATGCCTATGATTTCCTGTTCGGCAGCGCCAGCATGCCGGCCTCGGCCCTGTCGCAGCTGGGAGAACTCGGCCTGGTGCTGCTGATGTTCCAACTTGGGCTGCATCTGGACCTGAAGAGCTTGCAGGGACGACGCCAGGCGAACGCGCCGTTGCTGGTCGCCCTGCTGGGAATGCTGATCCCGTTTGCCCTTGGCTGCGCCATCGGCGCCATCTCCAGGCCATGGATTGCACCGCACGCCGAAGCTGTCGGATATGTGCTGTTTTGCGGCCTGGCGCTGTCGATATCGGCAGTGCCCGTGATGGCCAGGATCGTCATGGATTTACGCATGGCCGATTCTTATCCGGCGACCGTCGCGCTAGCCTCGGCGACGCTCACGGACATACTCGGCTGGCTGTTGCTGGCGGTGATCGCCGCCTTCGCGGCCGGCACGTATTCATTCAGCCGCACACTGCACGACCTGGCCCTGCTGGCGGTGTTTGTGGCTTTTTCCCTGTTGCTGGCCAAACCGCTTTGGCGCAGCGTGCTGAGCCGGGGCAAGACGACCGAAGCATCGGCGCCGTCCGCCGGGATATTGGCATGCGTAGCCTGTTATGTGCTCCTGTCCTCATGGGTCACCGCGGCGATCGGCTTCCACAGCGCCTTCGGCGCCCTGATGGCGGCCCTGGTGCTGCGCGGCCACGCCGATCTGGCGCAGGCCTGGCGGCGCCAGGTGACGGGTTTTGTCGAACTGGTCCTGATGCCGGTTTTTTTCGCCTACGCCGGCATCCACGTGTCGCTGGGCAGCGTGCAGTCGCCCGATTTCTGGCAATGGTTCCTGCTGTTCCTGGCGGCGGCGATCCTGGGAAAATTCGGCGGCAGCTACCTGGGTGCGCGCTGGTCCGGCATCCCCCACCGCGATGCCAGGATCATCGGCGCGCTGATGAACACTCGCGGCCTGATGGAACTGATCGTGCTGACGATAGGGCTGCAACTCGGCATCCTGCCGGTTTCCGTGTATTCGATGCTGGTGCTGATGGCGCTGGTGACAACGGCGATGACCGTGCCGCTGCTGCGGTTCTGGCGGCGCCAGGACAAGGTGCTTGCAGGCGGCCGCAAGGCGAACGGCGCCGACCAGATGTCAACTTAAATAACATCATCCAAAACCTCATAATTTTTAACATTCGTTAACAATAAAAAAATAAGCAACAGCCCTTTTTATTATAATATTTACATTAATATCAATATAACTCTATAATGAGTATATATTTCCACAAGGAAATATATTTATAAAACAGGCAAGCATGGATACCGTGCTTGCTACAGCTCCCCCCAGCCACCCGCTGCTGGCCAAGGGTGGCTCACTTCCCTTCCTTCTCAGGGCTCCCGCCGGATAGGCATTGGCAACAAACTGTACTCGCGAGTGACAGCGAGGCCGCTTTTAACTCGACTAGACGAGTGTTTAAAGTGAAAGTGCTCTCTATCTTCGGTACGCGTCCGGAGGCCGTAAAAATGGCCCCTGTGGTCAAAGCGTTGTCCAGAGAAACAGGCATGCAGTCGCTGGTCTGCGTCACCGGCCAGCATCGGCAAATGCTGCAACAGGTGCTTGACCTGTTCGCCATCAAGGTCGATTACAGCCTCGATGTGATGCTGCCGGACCAGACCCTGAACGGATTGAGTGCGCGCCTGATCGGCCTGCTCGACCCGGTGCTGGAAGCATGCAGGCCCGATCGCATCCTGGTGCACGGCGACACCACCACCGCCATGATGGCGGCGCTGACGGCATTCCATCGCCGCATACCGGTGGCGCATGTCGAAGCCGGCCTGCGCACCGGCGACCTGAGCCAGCCCTGGCCGGAAGAAATGAACCGACGCTATGTCGATATCGTATGCGACCTGCTGCTTGCCCCCACCGCGCAAGCAAAGAACAACCTCGCGGCAGAACACCTGGCCGGCCGTGTCGTCATCACCGGCAATACGGTGATCGATGCGCTGCGCCTGACGACCAAACGGATCGCCTTCGACGAACAGCTGCGCAACCAGCTCGATGCCCATTTCCCCTACCTGGTTCCAGGCCGGAAGCTGCTGCTGGTGACCGGCCACCGGCGCGAGAATTTCGGCTCCGGTTTCGCCGAAATCTGCGATGCGCTGGCGACATTGTCGCGCCGTTCCGACCTGCAGATCGTTTATCCGGTGCACCTGAATCCGAACGTGCAAGGACCGGTGCTGGCGGCCTTGTCGCATCTGCCGAACATCCATCTGATCGAACCGCTCGACTACCTGCTGTTTGTGCGCCTGATGCAGCGCTCGCACGTGATCCTGACCGACTCCGGCGGCGTGCAGGAAGAAGCGCCTTCGCTGGGCAAGCCGGTGCTGGTGATGCGCAATGTCACGGAACGTCCGGAAGCTGTGAGCGCCGGCACGGTGCAGCTGGTGGGCACCGACCCGGCGCGGATTGTCGCCGCGGTAACGCGGCTCTGCGACGACGACATTTTCTGGCAGCAGGCAACGCAACGCGTCAACCCTTACGGCGACGGCCGCGCGGCGGAGCGGATCGCCAGCGTGCTGTGCGGCAGGCCGATCGCTGAATTCGGCATGGATCAGCGTGGCCCCGCCAGGAAAGCGCAGCTCGCGGCAGCGGCGCTGCAACCCATCTAACTGTTGGCGTCATTTTCGAGGAGCCGCACCATGCCTTCTTCGCCATACACTCCTCGCAAGGCGGCTGCGCACCGAAGGCCGTCACGCATTTCGGCGCCCTGTGCATTTTTTCCGCTCATGATGCTGATTGGGCAAGCGCGCTCATCCCCGCTAGAACTCGACGCTCGCACAATTGAACTGGATCTGATGACTGCCATATTGGGTGGCATCATCGTCCTGCTGGTGGTCTATACGATCCGCCACTACCTGTTCACCCTCAACCGCCTGTTCGGACGGCAACGCCAGCCTTACCTCGATATCGAGCAGGCAGCATGGCCGCCGGTGGTGGTATGCGTGGCCGCCCACAATGAGGAAAGGGTGATCGCCGATGCCCTGCATGCCCTGCTCGAAGTCGACTACCCGCGCGACAAGCTGGTCATCATGCCCGTCAACGACCGCTCTACCGACGCCACGCGGGCCATCATCGACCGCATCGCCGACGCCAATCCAGGGCGCTTCACGCCGTTCCACCGCAGCGGCGGACGCGCCGGCAAGGCCGCTGCCTTGCGCGACGCCACCGAGAAAATCCAGGCCGAAATCATCATCGTCTTCGATGCCGACTATCTCCCCGCGCGCGGCCTGATCAAGCAGCTGGTGGCGCCGTTTTTCGATCCTGAGGTGGGCGCCATCATGGGCCGCGTGGTGCCCATCAACGCCGGCGCCAACCTGCTGACGCGCCTGCTCGACCTGGAACGGGCCGGCGGCTACCAGGTCGACCAGGCGGCGCGCATGAACCTGGGCCTGGTGCCGCAGTATGGCGGCACTGTCGGCGGCGTGCGGCGCTGCGCGCTGGAGGAAATCGGCGGCTGGAACAGCGACATGCTGGCCGAGGACACCGATGTCACCTTCCGCCTGCTGCAGCAAGGCTGGAAAACGGTGTACCAGAACCGTTCGGAATGCTACGAGGAAGTCCCCGAGGCGTGGCCGGTCCGGATCCGGCAAATCAGCAGATGGTCGCGCGGACACAACCAGGTCATGAGCCACAACCTGATGCGCCTGCTGAAGAATCCGCGCATCAGCCTGCGCGAAAGGGCGGACGGCGCGCTCCTGCTGTGCGTCTTCATCATGCCGCCGCTGCTGGCCATCGGCTGGACCTTGACCATCATCCAGTTCTTCATGACTTCGCACCAATGGCTGTTCGGCTGGCTGGCCTTGAGCGGCATGGTGGCTTACGGCGCCTTCGGCACCAATGCGGCATTTTTTGAAATGGCGGCGGCCGCTTACCTGGACGGCAACCGCAACCGCATCCGCCTGCTGCCGCTGAACATATTCGGCTTCCTGGTCAGCCTGGTGTCCATCTGGCGCGCGGCAATCGCGCAAGTGCTTGATGCGCTGCAAAAGCGTGAACTGGTATGGCATAAGACCGAAAGGTTCAGGGTGCTGTCCGCAACCCCGGTGCAAGACCCTATGTCGCCTCTCGACATTTTGCAGATAAGCGGCGCCGTCGAATTGCATGGGGAGATTTCCTGATCATGGCTTCCTCAGCGCTACTCATGGTCAGCGTGCTGCTGATCTTGTTCCTGCCGTTTATTCCGGCCATCTCCGAGTGGCTGCGCCCGACCGACGTCGCCCCTCTGCCGGTCAGGAGAAACGAGATCAACAACCTGCGTTATTTCGCCGACAGCTTCCGGCAAACCATCGCCCGCATGCCGGCCATCGATTTACCGCAATTGCAGAAGCTGCAAACCGACCGCACCGTCCGCGTCAGCAACAACCTGCATGTCGTGCACCGGCAGCTGGGCGCCGATGCCGGCTACCCTGCGGCCACCCTGGAGATACTGCAAAAAAAGAACGGCATAGTCATTTTCCTGCACGACGCCTGCCTGCCGCCGGACAGCCACAGCCAGGCCGACCTGTTTGCCGCCGCCGACTTGCGGGTCGGCGCCGGCGCCAGCCTGCGCGCCTGCTCCGCCCAAGGCCTGATCACCCTTGGCCCGGACACGGTGGTGCATCGCTGGATCGACGCGCCCGCCATCCGTGTCGGCAGCAATGCAGCTATCGACGGCCGCATCACCGCCGTCAAGGAAATCGATTTTTCCTGCGGCAGCCGTTTTATACGCGCCGGAGCGCCCAGCATGCGTTTCGGCGATTGCCGCAATGCCGCTGGCCCGGCTCCCCAGGCGCCGTCGCCGCGGCCGCGCCATATCCTGGACGACAGCGCCGGACAATCCGCCGAAAACCGCCAGGACGGCGACTTCGTGGTGC
Proteins encoded in this region:
- the wecB gene encoding non-hydrolyzing UDP-N-acetylglucosamine 2-epimerase produces the protein MKVLSIFGTRPEAVKMAPVVKALSRETGMQSLVCVTGQHRQMLQQVLDLFAIKVDYSLDVMLPDQTLNGLSARLIGLLDPVLEACRPDRILVHGDTTTAMMAALTAFHRRIPVAHVEAGLRTGDLSQPWPEEMNRRYVDIVCDLLLAPTAQAKNNLAAEHLAGRVVITGNTVIDALRLTTKRIAFDEQLRNQLDAHFPYLVPGRKLLLVTGHRRENFGSGFAEICDALATLSRRSDLQIVYPVHLNPNVQGPVLAALSHLPNIHLIEPLDYLLFVRLMQRSHVILTDSGGVQEEAPSLGKPVLVMRNVTERPEAVSAGTVQLVGTDPARIVAAVTRLCDDDIFWQQATQRVNPYGDGRAAERIASVLCGRPIAEFGMDQRGPARKAQLAAAALQPI
- a CDS encoding glycosyltransferase family 2 protein, which translates into the protein MLIGQARSSPLELDARTIELDLMTAILGGIIVLLVVYTIRHYLFTLNRLFGRQRQPYLDIEQAAWPPVVVCVAAHNEERVIADALHALLEVDYPRDKLVIMPVNDRSTDATRAIIDRIADANPGRFTPFHRSGGRAGKAAALRDATEKIQAEIIIVFDADYLPARGLIKQLVAPFFDPEVGAIMGRVVPINAGANLLTRLLDLERAGGYQVDQAARMNLGLVPQYGGTVGGVRRCALEEIGGWNSDMLAEDTDVTFRLLQQGWKTVYQNRSECYEEVPEAWPVRIRQISRWSRGHNQVMSHNLMRLLKNPRISLRERADGALLLCVFIMPPLLAIGWTLTIIQFFMTSHQWLFGWLALSGMVAYGAFGTNAAFFEMAAAAYLDGNRNRIRLLPLNIFGFLVSLVSIWRAAIAQVLDALQKRELVWHKTERFRVLSATPVQDPMSPLDILQISGAVELHGEIS
- a CDS encoding polymer-forming cytoskeletal protein, which gives rise to MASSALLMVSVLLILFLPFIPAISEWLRPTDVAPLPVRRNEINNLRYFADSFRQTIARMPAIDLPQLQKLQTDRTVRVSNNLHVVHRQLGADAGYPAATLEILQKKNGIVIFLHDACLPPDSHSQADLFAAADLRVGAGASLRACSAQGLITLGPDTVVHRWIDAPAIRVGSNAAIDGRITAVKEIDFSCGSRFIRAGAPSMRFGDCRNAAGPAPQAPSPRPRHILDDSAGQSAENRQDGDFVVRGAHRIRPGTTVFGSIKTYGDLQLGERSCVAGSLVSNRDIVLGQGCSVLGPVISQNDIVVGPDCRIGTPGSATTMVCRKLTIAAGCIVHGVITTLDGATVTARETRHGA